Proteins encoded together in one Ipomoea triloba cultivar NCNSP0323 chromosome 4, ASM357664v1 window:
- the LOC116016317 gene encoding aminoacylase-1-like isoform X2, with protein MRRRFGGYAASILLLLLPVLTLLSGTAAASEFSAAAEIISRFQAYLRIDTAQPEPRYGEAADFIISQAKSLSLETQIVEFVKGKPVVILKWPGKDSTLPTILLNSHTDVVPSEPHKWSHPPFGAQIDSATGNIYARGSQDMKCVGLQYLEAIRSLKASGFQPIRSVYLSFVPDEEIGGHDGAESFAHSDIFSKMNVGIVLDEGLASPTDNYRAFYGERSPWWLIIKAVGAPGHGAKLYDNSAMENLFKSIESIRRFRAAQFDLVKAGLKAEGEVISVNMVSLKAGTPSPTGFVMNLQPSEAEAGFDIRVPPTADQTSLERRIIEEWAPASRNMTFKFKAKASIYDKFGRPALTSPDSSNIWWALLEEAVKDANGKLGKPEIFPASTDARYFREIGLPAIGFSPMANTPILLHDHNEFLNKDEYLKGIRVYESIIRAYASFVEHTRDDESKAEL; from the exons ATGAGGAGGAGATTCGGCGGCTATGCTGCTTCaattcttcttctacttcttccGGTTTTAACATTATTATCAG GCACGGCGGCGGCAAGTGAATTTTCGGCGGCGGCGGAAATCATATCGAGATTCCAGGCATACCTCCGAATCGACACCGCCCAACCCGAGCCAAGGTACGGAGAAGCGGCGGATTTCATAATCTCTCAGGCGAAATCCCTATCCCTGGAAACTCAGATTGTAGAATTCGTGAAGGGGAAGCCTGTGGTTATCCTCAAGTGGCCTGGCAAGGACTCCACCCTCCCCACTATCCTCCTCAATTCCCACACCGACGTCGTCCCTTCCGAGCCTCACAAGTGGTCGCACCCGCCTTTTGGCGCCCAAATCGATAGCGCAACCGGTAACATCTACGCCAGGGGCTCCCAGGACATGAAATGCGTCGGCCTCCAGTACTTGGAAGCGATTCGCAGCCTCAAGGCTTCTGGATTCCAGCCTATCCGCTCCGTCTACCTCTCCTTCGTCCCCGATGAGGAAATCGGTGGCCACGACGGCGCTGAGAGCTTTGCACATTCTGATATCTTTTCGAAGATGAACGTCGGGATTGTGCTCGACGAGGGGTTGGCTTCCCCCACGGATAACTATCGCGCCTTCTACGGTGAGAGGTCCCCTTGGTGGTTGATTATCAAGGCAGTTGGGGCCCCTGGACACGGTGCCAAGCTCTATGATAATTCTGCCATGGAGAATCTTTTTAAGAGTATTGAAAGTATAAGGAGGTTCAGGGCTGCTCAGTTTGACTTAGTCAAGGCTGGCCTCAAGGCTGAAGGAGAAGTCATTTCTGTTAATATGGTGTCTTTGAAAGCTGGCACCCCTTCCCCTACG GGCTTTGTCATGAACTTGCAGCCGTCTGAAGCAGAAGCAGGCTTTGATATTCGAGTTCCACCAACTGCTGATCAAACCTCATTGGAGAGACGAATTATTGAGGAATGGGCACCTGCTTCACGCAACATGACCTTTAAG TTCAAGGCTAAGGCATCCATATATGATAAGTTTGGAAGACCAGCACTTACGTCTCCTGATAGTTCTAATATTTGGTGGGCCTTATTAGAGGAAGCTGTCAAGGATGCAAATGGGAAACTAGGAAAGCCAGAAATATTTCCTGCCTCAACAGATGCCCGCTACTTTAGAGAGATAGGTTTGCCAGCTATTGGCTTTTCTCCTATGGCAAACACTCCCATTCTCCTTCATGATCACAATGAG TTTTTGAACAAGGATGAATATTTGAAGGGAATTCGTGTTTACGAGTCAATAATCAGGGCATATGCATCTTTTGTTGAGCACACTCGAGATGATGAGTCCAAAGCAGAATTATGA
- the LOC116016317 gene encoding aminoacylase-1-like isoform X1 has product MRRRFGGYAASILLLLLPVLTLLSGTAAASEFSAAAEIISRFQAYLRIDTAQPEPRYGEAADFIISQAKSLSLETQIVEFVKGKPVVILKWPGKDSTLPTILLNSHTDVVPSEPHKWSHPPFGAQIDSATGNIYARGSQDMKCVGLQYLEAIRSLKASGFQPIRSVYLSFVPDEEIGGHDGAESFAHSDIFSKMNVGIVLDEGLASPTDNYRAFYGERSPWWLIIKAVGAPGHGAKLYDNSAMENLFKSIESIRRFRAAQFDLVKAGLKAEGEVISVNMVSLKAGTPSPTGFVMNLQPSEAEAGFDIRVPPTADQTSLERRIIEEWAPASRNMTFKLGQFKAKASIYDKFGRPALTSPDSSNIWWALLEEAVKDANGKLGKPEIFPASTDARYFREIGLPAIGFSPMANTPILLHDHNEFLNKDEYLKGIRVYESIIRAYASFVEHTRDDESKAEL; this is encoded by the exons ATGAGGAGGAGATTCGGCGGCTATGCTGCTTCaattcttcttctacttcttccGGTTTTAACATTATTATCAG GCACGGCGGCGGCAAGTGAATTTTCGGCGGCGGCGGAAATCATATCGAGATTCCAGGCATACCTCCGAATCGACACCGCCCAACCCGAGCCAAGGTACGGAGAAGCGGCGGATTTCATAATCTCTCAGGCGAAATCCCTATCCCTGGAAACTCAGATTGTAGAATTCGTGAAGGGGAAGCCTGTGGTTATCCTCAAGTGGCCTGGCAAGGACTCCACCCTCCCCACTATCCTCCTCAATTCCCACACCGACGTCGTCCCTTCCGAGCCTCACAAGTGGTCGCACCCGCCTTTTGGCGCCCAAATCGATAGCGCAACCGGTAACATCTACGCCAGGGGCTCCCAGGACATGAAATGCGTCGGCCTCCAGTACTTGGAAGCGATTCGCAGCCTCAAGGCTTCTGGATTCCAGCCTATCCGCTCCGTCTACCTCTCCTTCGTCCCCGATGAGGAAATCGGTGGCCACGACGGCGCTGAGAGCTTTGCACATTCTGATATCTTTTCGAAGATGAACGTCGGGATTGTGCTCGACGAGGGGTTGGCTTCCCCCACGGATAACTATCGCGCCTTCTACGGTGAGAGGTCCCCTTGGTGGTTGATTATCAAGGCAGTTGGGGCCCCTGGACACGGTGCCAAGCTCTATGATAATTCTGCCATGGAGAATCTTTTTAAGAGTATTGAAAGTATAAGGAGGTTCAGGGCTGCTCAGTTTGACTTAGTCAAGGCTGGCCTCAAGGCTGAAGGAGAAGTCATTTCTGTTAATATGGTGTCTTTGAAAGCTGGCACCCCTTCCCCTACG GGCTTTGTCATGAACTTGCAGCCGTCTGAAGCAGAAGCAGGCTTTGATATTCGAGTTCCACCAACTGCTGATCAAACCTCATTGGAGAGACGAATTATTGAGGAATGGGCACCTGCTTCACGCAACATGACCTTTAAG CTTGGACAGTTCAAGGCTAAGGCATCCATATATGATAAGTTTGGAAGACCAGCACTTACGTCTCCTGATAGTTCTAATATTTGGTGGGCCTTATTAGAGGAAGCTGTCAAGGATGCAAATGGGAAACTAGGAAAGCCAGAAATATTTCCTGCCTCAACAGATGCCCGCTACTTTAGAGAGATAGGTTTGCCAGCTATTGGCTTTTCTCCTATGGCAAACACTCCCATTCTCCTTCATGATCACAATGAG TTTTTGAACAAGGATGAATATTTGAAGGGAATTCGTGTTTACGAGTCAATAATCAGGGCATATGCATCTTTTGTTGAGCACACTCGAGATGATGAGTCCAAAGCAGAATTATGA
- the LOC116016320 gene encoding chloroplastic group IIB intron splicing facilitator CRS2-B, chloroplastic-like — MSMLYSLSPAKSCTVPYPRCPCSHPRHLAPLRIRASASLPEPNGAKVEYTPWLVAGLGNPGNKYHGTRHNVGFEMIDQISQEEGILLNTIQSKALIGIGSIGEVPVVLAKPQTYMNFSGESVGQLAAYYQVPLRHILLVHDEMSLPNGVLRLKPKRGHGHHNGVKSVMEHLDGCHQFPRLCIGIGNPPGAMDMKAFLLQKFSETERKQVDEALKEGAEAVRMLVREGVGSRLSRFNIGQKYKYHKV; from the exons AT GTCAATGTTGTATTCTTTATCTCCTGCTAAAAGTTGCACGGTACCCTATCCAAGATGCCCCTGTTCTCATCCAAGACATTTAGCTCCTTTGAGGATTAGAGCATCAGCTTCACTGCCAGAGCCTAATGGAGCCAAAGTTGAGTACACTCCATGGTTGGTCGCAGGACTGGGGAACCCTGGAAACAAGTACCATGGAACGCGGCACAAT GTTGGTTTTGAAATGATTGATCAGATTTCTCAAGAAGAGGGCATTTTGTTGAACACAATACAGTCAAAAGCATTGATTGGAATAG GTTCTATTGGAGAGGTGCCAGTGGTATTAGCAAAGCCCCAGACTTATATGAATTTCAGTGGAGAATCG GTTGGACAACTTGCTGCATATTATCAAGTACCCTTGCGACATATCCTACTG GTTCACGACGAGATGAGTTTACCAAATGGTGTTTTGAGGCTTAAGCCCAAGCGAGGACATGGCCATCATAACGG GGTGAAAAGTGTAATGGAACATCTGGATGGTTGCCATCAATTTCCACGACTTTGCATAG GAATAGGAAACCCACCCGGAGCAATGGATATGAAGGCTTTTCTTCTCCAGAAATTCAGTGAAACAGAGCGGAAACAG GTGGATGAAGCACTGAAAGAAGGGGCCGAGGCAGTGAGAATGCTGGTGCGAGAAGGAGTGGGCAGTAGATTAAGTAGATTTAATATAGGGCAGAAATACAAGTATCACAAAGTTTGA
- the LOC116016319 gene encoding uncharacterized protein LOC116016319, producing the protein MSFLAGRLAGTEGAYFLQESKHAVTRLAQRKSPSSLPTAASSIARTEESDAADVLPEVLRHSLPPEIFQSPKSATTASDSSLTAATKWVIRTDPNSASSVPSHALNPLKAYVSLPQVSFGPKRWQLPYSENSLQASTANELRRDRYTPVNPEKLKAAAVGLSQIAKAFAAATAIVFGGATLAFGLAASKLELQNADDIRTKGKDIIHPRFEALKEQLSPFRTWAEDTSKKWHLERGEDYKEKPLIKELSKILGAKPSS; encoded by the exons atgAGCTTTCTTGCGGGAAGATTGGCAGGAACAGAGGGCGCGTATTTCTTGCAAGAATCCAAACACGCCGTCACTCGTCTCGCCCAGAGGAAATCTCCTTCTTCATTGCCCACCGCCGCTAGTTCTATCGCCCGGACCGAAGAATCCGACGCCGCCGATGTTCTGCCGGAGGTTTTAAGACATTCACTGCCGCCCGAGATCTTCCAATCTCCCAAGTCTGCAACAACCGCTTCAGATTCGTCTCTCACCGCAGCTACCAAATGGGTGATCAGAACTGACCCCAATTCCGCTTCTTCTGTGCCCTCTCATGCTCTTAACCCTCTCAAAGCTTATGTTTCTCTACCTCAAGTCTCCTTTGGACCTAAaag ATGGCAGTTGCCTTATTCTGAGAACTCATTGCAAGCCTCCACTGCAAATGAGTTGCGACGTGACAGATATACCCCTGTTAATCCTGAGAAGTTGAAGGCTGCAGCTGTAGGGTTATCTCAAA TTGCCAAGGCATTTGCTGCTGCTACTGCTATTGTATTCGGGGGTGCCACCTTGGCATTTGGATTGGCAGCCTCAAAGCTGGAACTGCAAAAT GCTGATGATATACGGACCAAAGGGAAAGACATTATTCATCCGAGATTTGAAGCACTCAAGGAGCAACTGAGTCCCTTCAGAACTTGG GCGGAAGACACGTCGAAGAAATGGCATTTGGAAAGGGGAGAAGACTATAAAGAGAAGCCTCTGATAAAGGAGCTTTCGAAAATACTTGGTGCAAAGCCATCCAGCTAA
- the LOC116016102 gene encoding uncharacterized protein LOC116016102 produces MHLFTDCDYARAVWSQSGLLLIARGVASFSNWLDLQITSLDKDSCGLLLMLCWKIWLVRNDKVWNGKLMSPSSLVEGARRYLPDWVNTVKGDSASSSARNSPVCKWNLPSPGFYKLNTDTPVCKWNLPSPGFYKLNTDATVFTLNINMGYGWVLKNDTGQFIAAECIPDNDVFTPMEAEAMAIREAGGVFTPMEAEAMAIREAGYSKSKARRLFLQSFPS; encoded by the coding sequence ATGCATCTGTTTACAGATTGCGATTATGCTAGAGCTGTTTGGAGTCAGAGTGGATTGCTATTAATTGCTCGGGGAGTGGCCTCCTTTTCTAATTGGTTAGATCTTCAAATCACATCCTTGGACAAAGATAGTTGTGGCTTGCTACTGATGCTCTGTTGGAAGATTTGGCTAGTCCGAAATGACAAGGTTTGGAATGGTAAATTGATGTCACCCAGCAGTCTAGTAGAAGGTGCAAGAAGGTATCTTCCGGACTGGGTGAATACGGTTAAGGGTGATTCCGCCTCATCAAGCGCCAGGAACTCACCAGTTTGTAAGTGGAATTTACCATCTCCAGGTTTCTATAAGTTGAACACGGACACTCCAGTTTGTAAGTGGAATTTACCATCTCCAGGCTTCTATAAGTTGAACACGGACGCTACAGTTTTCACTCTCAACATAAACATGGGCTATGGATGGGTCCTCAAAAATGATACCGGTCAGTTTATTGCAGCGGAGTGCATACCAGACAACGACGTCTTCACACCAATGGAAGCGGAAGCAATGGCTATTAGGGAGGCAGGCGGCGTCTTCACACCAATGGAAGCGGAAGCAATGGCTATTAGGGAGGCAGGTTATTCAAAGTCTAAAGCGCGACGACTCTTCTTGCAATCTTTTCCTTCTTGA